The following proteins are co-located in the Haliotis asinina isolate JCU_RB_2024 chromosome 13, JCU_Hal_asi_v2, whole genome shotgun sequence genome:
- the LOC137259615 gene encoding uncharacterized protein — protein MTMQRREEMDRMTMQRREVMDRMAIQEARREEMDRMTIQRREEMDRMTIQRREEMNRMTIQRREEMDRMTMQRREEMDRMTIQESSREEMDRMTIERREEMDRMTIQRREEMNRMTIQRREEMNRMTIEEA, from the exons ATGACGATGCAGAGGCGCGAGGAAATGGACAGGATGACGATGCAGAGGCGTGAGGTGATGGACAGGATGGCGATACAGGAGGC GAGGCGTGAGGAGATGGACAGGATGACGATACAGAGGCGTGAGGAGATGGACAGGATGACGATACAGAGGCGTGAGGAGATGAACAGGATGACGATACAGAGGCGTGAGGAGATGGACAGGATGACGATGCAGAGGCGTGAGGAGATGGACAGGATGACGATACAGGAGTC GAGTCGTGAGGAGATGGACAGGATGACGATAGAGAGGCGTGAGGAGATGGACAGGATGACGATACAGAGGCGTGAGGAGATGAACAGGATGACGATACAGAGGCGTGAGGAGATGAACAGGATGACGATAGAGGAGGCGTGA
- the LOC137259972 gene encoding poly [ADP-ribose] polymerase tankyrase-1-like, whose translation MEILTIGVFSLIVICIRDVQAAPTLPARVAVVESDMGTWKLKTVDIIANMAALEERVELVFGGVGSVKASAQTMKIQLNTITQELQRVQRERETYRKSLRKLRRYLKLRCCGMKQNTKEALVNESTLPTSSLPQVTVTTTTTTTTTKEASTDPSPNNTVPPEPVTKQDLQASASTTDASEDLTPSTTVPPAPVTTQDSDHHATPSAAAGRDLYDASKDGDLERVKRILAAGHADINYGIEGSWTPVMAAAVYGHRDVVVFLVGSGADVSLVDRDGYNILHLACSHGHLEIVKLILDLDVVDVNARTKFGKTAAGTARLLGHHRVWDLLVSRGVH comes from the exons ATGGAGATTTTAACAATTGGTGTCTTTAGTCTTATTGTGATTTGCATCAGAGACGTGCAGGCTGCTCCAACCTTGCCTGCACGAGTGGCAGTGGTGGAAAGCGACATGGGAACGTGGAAATTGAAAACTGTTGATATTATTGCCAATATGGCTGCCTTGGAAGAACGGGTTGAACTGGTGTTCGGTGGAGTCGGTAGTGTAAAGGCCAGTGCGCAGACCATGAAGATTCAACTGAACACAATAACACAAGAGCTACAACGTGTACAACGAGAAAGAGAAACTTACAGAAAGAGTCTCAGGAAACTGCGTCGCTACTTGAAATTGAGGTGTTGTGGGATGAAGCAAAATACTAAAGAGGCTCTTGTTAATGAAAGCACTCTGCCAACGTCGTCATTGCCGCAGGTGACAGtcacgactacgactacgaccaCGACCACTAAGGAAG CCTCGACTGATCCGAGCCCGAACAACACTGTTCCACCAGAGCCAGTGACGAAACAAGACCTACAGG CTTCAGCCTCCACGACTGACGCGAGTGaggatctgacacccagcacGACGGTTCCACCGGCgccagtgacgacacaagactctgatcACCACG CGActccatcagcagcagcaggccGCGACCTCTACGACGCCAGCAAGGACGGTGACCTGGAGAGagtgaagcggatcctggcaGCGGGTCACGCTGACATCAACTATGGAATAGAGGGGAGTTGGACACCGGTGATGGCGGCAGCAGTGTATGGACACAGGGACGTGGTGGTGTTCCTGGTGGGTAGcggggctgatgtgtcactggtggacaggGACGGTTACAATATCCTTCACTTGGCCTGTAGTCATGGACACCTGGAGATCGTAAAGCTGATCTTGGACCTGGACGTGGTGGACGTCAACGCCAGGACCAAATTCGGGAAGACAGCGGCCGGCACAGCGAGACTCTTGGGACATCACCGAGTGTGGGATCTCCTGGTGTCACGCGGTGTACACTGA